The following coding sequences are from one Thermostaphylospora chromogena window:
- a CDS encoding helix-turn-helix domain-containing protein — MARSGRKDRPIDRAQGPVAEFVDDLRRLRGALSLEEIGRRMGYHSSTLSRRLNPRELPPREFIASYVAACDADPEPWLERHRRIEQSLTAGPRETGGEPVAGEARDTPDSERRDGVGSAAHGLPDAGAGDGAEPKTRGTVRRRRKRIAVTVVGAFAVLAAIAFILLLRTPGGYLSMLGQIPAKPSAPEPVDSPPEPVDSPPEPVASPTGSPSVSNPEFGFPMRIDRMKIRIFSRRWTQTLEGDIELWWRNICPQGTTGYWVALRPGGEVVRFACNSWQYYKWTGVPPGTHHLEFWKDDNGQVIYGSGTLRSSVPVVAHARSASPPTPHEH, encoded by the coding sequence ATGGCACGGAGTGGGCGCAAGGACCGCCCCATCGACCGAGCGCAGGGACCGGTCGCGGAATTCGTGGACGATCTGCGCCGGCTGCGTGGCGCGCTGTCCCTGGAGGAGATCGGCCGCAGAATGGGCTATCACTCCAGCACGCTCTCCCGGCGCCTCAATCCTCGGGAACTCCCGCCGCGGGAATTCATCGCCTCCTATGTGGCGGCGTGCGACGCCGACCCGGAACCGTGGCTCGAACGCCACCGGCGGATCGAACAATCCCTTACGGCCGGGCCGCGTGAAACGGGCGGAGAGCCGGTCGCGGGCGAGGCGCGCGATACCCCGGACTCGGAAAGACGTGACGGCGTCGGATCAGCGGCGCACGGCCTCCCCGATGCGGGCGCAGGCGACGGCGCCGAGCCGAAGACGCGCGGCACCGTCCGACGGCGGAGGAAGCGGATCGCGGTGACCGTCGTCGGAGCCTTCGCCGTGCTCGCGGCCATCGCGTTCATCCTGCTCCTTCGGACTCCGGGCGGTTATCTCTCGATGCTCGGTCAGATCCCCGCCAAGCCCTCGGCTCCCGAGCCTGTGGACTCTCCTCCCGAGCCCGTGGACTCTCCTCCCGAGCCCGTGGCCTCTCCGACCGGCTCGCCCTCCGTGTCGAACCCGGAGTTCGGCTTCCCCATGCGCATCGATCGGATGAAGATCCGCATCTTCTCCCGGCGGTGGACGCAGACGCTCGAGGGCGACATCGAGCTGTGGTGGCGCAACATCTGCCCGCAAGGCACCACCGGATACTGGGTGGCCCTGCGTCCCGGGGGCGAGGTGGTGCGATTCGCCTGCAACTCGTGGCAGTACTACAAGTGGACGGGCGTCCCGCCGGGGACGCACCATCTGGAGTTCTGGAAGGACGACAACGGTCAGGTGATCTACGGCTCCGGTACGCTGCGGTCCTCCGTCCCGGTCGTGGCCCACGCCAGGTCGGCCTCGCCCCCGACCCCGCACGAGCACTAG
- a CDS encoding AAA family ATPase, producing the protein MDSGLQALREAARLSPDNLPLRRHLAQQLLAHGYLADAEAEFRAVLMLAPRDVEATAGLAEVFVRQSAYGEALAALEPLLAAPDSPPRLGVLAARALLGEGDIMGAAERYRNAVTRDPSVADPDLAARLTPPASPTGPEPSAAPPGVSPPQHGTPTAGTSTPPYGAPATGTPAPAYGASAVATSTSPYGASAVATSAPPYGAPAAGTPAPPYGTSTPPPSSAYPGPPSSGGPAYAERGSAEVERSQITFADVAGMDAVKESLRMKLLMPVLQPQLFAAFGKRSGGGVLLYGPPGAGKTHLARAAAGELGAAFVSVGLADILDMYVGSSERNLRAVFDLARRNRPCVLFFDEVDALAARRSDMRNTHNRQIVNQFLSELDGVEQDANEGVLVLAATNAPWYIDVAFRRPGRFDQMVFVPPPDAQARAAILRILCRDKPLAEMDFNAVAAATEDFTGADLKGVVDRAVEIKLHESMRAGRPVPLTTADLMAVVRTVQPTAVREWLATARNYVMHANDSGAWDELMPWIRKRR; encoded by the coding sequence GTGGACAGCGGCCTGCAGGCGCTCCGTGAGGCGGCACGGCTGTCTCCGGACAACCTCCCCCTACGACGGCACCTGGCCCAGCAGCTTCTGGCTCACGGATACCTCGCCGACGCCGAGGCGGAGTTCCGCGCCGTGCTGATGCTCGCGCCCCGCGACGTCGAGGCGACGGCCGGGCTGGCCGAGGTGTTCGTCCGGCAGAGCGCGTACGGCGAAGCGCTGGCCGCGCTCGAACCGCTCCTGGCCGCGCCCGACAGCCCGCCGCGGCTCGGGGTGCTCGCCGCCCGGGCGCTGCTCGGCGAGGGCGACATCATGGGCGCGGCGGAACGCTACCGCAATGCGGTCACCCGCGACCCGTCCGTCGCCGACCCGGATCTGGCCGCCCGGCTGACCCCTCCCGCGAGCCCGACCGGCCCGGAGCCCTCCGCCGCTCCTCCCGGCGTCTCCCCTCCGCAGCACGGCACGCCCACCGCGGGAACCTCCACCCCGCCGTACGGCGCACCCGCCACCGGAACACCCGCCCCGGCATACGGCGCATCCGCCGTGGCAACCTCCACCTCGCCGTACGGCGCATCCGCCGTGGCAACCTCCGCCCCGCCGTACGGCGCACCCGCCGCGGGTACCCCCGCCCCGCCGTACGGCACGTCCACGCCTCCGCCGTCGAGCGCATACCCCGGTCCGCCGTCGTCGGGCGGGCCCGCATACGCCGAGCGGGGCAGCGCCGAGGTCGAACGGTCGCAGATCACCTTCGCCGACGTGGCCGGGATGGACGCGGTCAAGGAGTCGCTGCGGATGAAGCTGCTGATGCCGGTCCTGCAGCCGCAGCTGTTCGCCGCGTTCGGCAAGCGCTCCGGCGGCGGCGTGCTGCTGTACGGCCCGCCTGGTGCGGGCAAGACCCACCTGGCCAGGGCCGCCGCCGGAGAGCTCGGCGCGGCGTTCGTGAGCGTGGGGCTGGCCGACATCCTCGACATGTACGTCGGCTCCAGCGAGCGCAACCTGCGCGCCGTCTTCGACCTGGCCCGCCGCAACCGGCCGTGTGTGCTGTTCTTCGACGAGGTGGACGCGCTCGCCGCCCGCCGCTCCGACATGCGCAACACACACAACCGGCAGATCGTCAACCAGTTCCTGTCCGAACTGGACGGCGTGGAGCAGGACGCCAACGAGGGCGTGCTGGTGCTGGCCGCGACCAACGCCCCCTGGTACATCGATGTCGCCTTCCGGCGTCCGGGCCGGTTCGACCAGATGGTGTTCGTGCCGCCGCCGGACGCTCAGGCGCGCGCGGCCATCCTGCGCATCCTGTGCCGGGACAAGCCGCTGGCCGAGATGGACTTCAACGCGGTCGCGGCCGCCACCGAGGACTTCACCGGAGCGGACCTGAAAGGCGTGGTGGACCGCGCGGTGGAGATCAAGCTGCATGAGTCGATGCGGGCGGGCCGCCCCGTCCCGTTGACAACGGCCGACCTGATGGCCGTCGTCCGGACGGTGCAGCCCACGGCGGTGCGGGAGTGGCTGGCCACCGCGCGCAACTACGTGATGCACGCCAACGACTCCGGCGCCTGGGACGAGCTGATGCCCTGGATCAGGAAACGGCGGTGA
- a CDS encoding tetratricopeptide repeat protein, with translation MNSVAQSFERAKTLLEMQRPADAERELRGLLAQDPQNALAHSLLALALISQGDVTGAVDAAREGVRLAPDHWFPHYAAGQVYHRVRQGDPALAAARTALSLAPEQASVWELVVRIHLLRCEWAYAADAARRGLALAPEDSDLMSLLARALNMLGEADQAREAAARAVSLDPESATAHLMYGWVMLTRGDPRQAADAFREVLRLDPNLGEARDLLVAALKERNPLNRFLNRLRLRYRGGWWMVFLLPAVPPVVALFVLIALLHWAAWVAESWTVLRLARSRATSLLFEGAEARTALICCGLAVAGVALLALGVGLGLDTVGTAGATVMALVTPVQEAVHTGAPAGRRVLYGWAVLLALTAVASVLSGTFVPALLAAYAALATVWIATGVRRLFRSGDVLP, from the coding sequence GTGAACAGCGTCGCCCAGTCGTTCGAGCGGGCCAAGACGCTGCTGGAGATGCAGCGTCCGGCCGACGCCGAACGCGAACTGCGCGGCCTGCTCGCCCAGGATCCGCAGAACGCCCTGGCCCACTCCCTCCTCGCGCTCGCCCTGATCTCCCAGGGCGACGTCACGGGTGCGGTCGACGCGGCGCGTGAGGGCGTCCGGCTGGCGCCCGACCATTGGTTCCCGCACTACGCGGCGGGACAGGTGTACCACCGGGTGCGTCAGGGCGACCCCGCCCTGGCCGCGGCCCGCACGGCGCTGTCCCTGGCCCCCGAACAGGCGTCGGTCTGGGAGCTGGTGGTCCGCATCCACCTGCTGCGGTGCGAATGGGCGTACGCGGCCGACGCGGCGCGGCGGGGACTGGCCCTGGCCCCCGAGGACTCCGATCTGATGAGCCTGCTCGCCCGGGCCCTGAACATGCTGGGAGAGGCCGATCAGGCGCGGGAGGCCGCCGCGCGGGCCGTGTCGCTGGACCCGGAGAGCGCCACCGCGCACCTGATGTACGGCTGGGTGATGCTGACGCGTGGCGATCCCCGCCAGGCCGCCGACGCCTTCCGCGAGGTGCTCCGCCTCGATCCGAACCTCGGCGAGGCCCGCGACCTGCTGGTGGCGGCGTTGAAGGAGCGCAACCCGCTGAACCGGTTCCTGAACCGGCTGCGCCTCCGCTACCGCGGCGGTTGGTGGATGGTGTTCCTGCTGCCCGCGGTCCCGCCCGTCGTCGCGCTCTTCGTGCTCATCGCGCTGCTGCACTGGGCGGCGTGGGTCGCCGAGTCGTGGACCGTACTGCGGCTGGCCCGTTCCCGGGCCACGAGCCTGCTCTTCGAGGGGGCGGAGGCGCGCACGGCCCTGATCTGCTGCGGCCTCGCCGTGGCGGGAGTGGCGCTGCTCGCGCTGGGGGTGGGGCTCGGGCTGGACACCGTGGGCACCGCGGGCGCGACCGTCATGGCGCTGGTCACCCCGGTGCAGGAGGCCGTGCACACCGGCGCGCCCGCCGGCCGCCGCGTCCTGTACGGCTGGGCCGTGCTGCTCGCCCTGACCGCCGTCGCCTCCGTGCTCTCAGGCACGTTCGTGCCCGCCCTGCTCGCCGCCTACGCCGCACTGGCCACCGTGTGGATCGCCACGGGCGTCCGCCGCCTGTTCCGCTCGGGCGACGTCCTCCCCTGA
- a CDS encoding superoxide dismutase, which yields MSRYTLPDMPYDYAALEPAISGEILELHHAKHHAAYVKGANDTLERLAEAREKGDFSNLVGLEKTFAFNLSGHVLHSIFWQNLSPDGGDRPDGEFADAIDEHFGSFEAFKKQLTTATTTVQGSGWGVLAWEPVGRRLVVEQVYDHHGNVGMNTTPLLVFDAWEHAYYLQYRNVRPDYVEKLWDLINWNDVIARYHAAKGA from the coding sequence GTGAGCCGGTACACCCTCCCGGACATGCCCTACGACTACGCGGCGCTGGAGCCCGCGATCAGCGGGGAGATCCTGGAGCTGCACCACGCCAAGCACCACGCCGCCTACGTCAAAGGCGCCAACGACACCCTGGAACGCCTGGCCGAGGCGCGGGAGAAGGGCGACTTCAGCAACCTGGTCGGCCTGGAGAAGACCTTCGCGTTCAACCTGTCCGGCCACGTGCTGCATTCGATCTTCTGGCAGAATCTGTCCCCCGACGGCGGCGACCGCCCCGACGGCGAGTTCGCTGACGCCATCGACGAGCACTTCGGCTCCTTCGAGGCGTTCAAGAAGCAGCTGACGACCGCCACGACGACCGTGCAGGGGTCCGGCTGGGGCGTGCTGGCCTGGGAGCCGGTCGGCCGGCGCCTGGTTGTCGAGCAGGTCTACGACCACCACGGCAACGTCGGTATGAACACCACGCCACTGCTCGTCTTCGACGCCTGGGAGCACGCCTATTACCTGCAGTACCGCAACGTGCGCCCGGACTATGTGGAGAAACTCTGGGATCTGATCAACTGGAACGATGTCATCGCCCGTTACCACGCCGCCAAAGGCGCCTGA
- a CDS encoding alpha/beta fold hydrolase, with product MRGQGPYAEEILPTMVGTVTVAELEVIERGRMMMRGTPPRGAAAAPRGRAERRVAVPTLMAAGADDGLTPVGDARLFRGPIPGAEPRIIDDTGHLPDLERPFDAALTEFLDRVPAAEAAGGR from the coding sequence GTGCGCGGGCAGGGGCCGTACGCGGAGGAGATACTGCCCACGATGGTGGGGACGGTGACCGTGGCCGAGCTCGAGGTGATCGAGCGCGGGCGGATGATGATGCGCGGTACGCCGCCTCGGGGCGCCGCGGCGGCGCCGCGCGGCCGGGCCGAGCGCCGGGTGGCGGTGCCCACGCTCATGGCCGCCGGCGCCGACGACGGCCTCACCCCTGTCGGCGACGCCCGGCTGTTCCGAGGGCCGATCCCCGGCGCCGAGCCGCGGATCATCGACGACACCGGCCACCTGCCCGACCTGGAGCGGCCGTTCGACGCGGCGCTCACGGAGTTTCTCGACCGGGTGCCCGCCGCCGAGGCGGCGGGCGGGAGGTGA
- a CDS encoding SDR family oxidoreductase, producing the protein MGLASRVVLVTGASTGFGAAIARRFVAGGDRVIAAARRGGLLDDLHKELGPDLLPLQLDVSDRAAVERAVATLPDGFRDIDVLVNNAGLAKGLDPAHEADTDDWELMVDVNCKGLMYCTRAVLPGMVERGRGHVINMGSIAGTYPYPGGNVYGATKAFVHQFSLNLRSDLHGTGVKVTCVEPGLCGGTEFSLVRFDGDRARADAVYAGTQPLTADDIAESVHWIASLPPHVNVNTIELMPVAQSFSALQVHRSGG; encoded by the coding sequence ATCGGATTGGCATCGCGCGTTGTTCTCGTGACCGGAGCGAGCACCGGATTCGGTGCCGCCATCGCCCGCCGCTTCGTGGCCGGCGGCGACCGCGTCATCGCCGCCGCCCGACGCGGCGGCTTGCTCGACGACCTGCACAAGGAGCTGGGCCCCGACCTGCTGCCCCTCCAGCTCGACGTGAGCGACCGCGCCGCCGTGGAACGGGCCGTCGCCACGCTCCCCGACGGCTTCCGCGACATCGACGTCCTGGTCAACAACGCCGGGCTGGCCAAAGGACTGGACCCCGCCCACGAGGCCGACACCGACGACTGGGAGCTGATGGTCGACGTCAACTGCAAAGGGCTCATGTACTGCACGCGCGCCGTCCTGCCCGGCATGGTGGAGCGCGGACGCGGCCACGTGATCAACATGGGGTCGATCGCGGGCACCTACCCCTACCCCGGTGGCAACGTCTACGGCGCCACCAAGGCGTTCGTCCACCAGTTCAGCCTGAACCTACGCAGCGACCTGCACGGCACCGGTGTGAAGGTGACCTGCGTGGAGCCGGGCCTGTGCGGGGGGACGGAGTTCTCCCTCGTACGGTTCGACGGCGACCGTGCACGGGCCGACGCCGTCTACGCCGGCACCCAGCCGCTCACCGCCGACGACATCGCCGAGTCGGTGCACTGGATCGCCTCGCTCCCCCCGCACGTCAACGTGAACACCATCGAGCTGATGCCCGTCGCCCAGAGCTTCTCCGCGCTCCAGGTCCACCGCTCCGGCGGCTGA
- the glpK gene encoding glycerol kinase GlpK, producing the protein MADFVGALDQGTTSTRFMIFDHGGNEIARHQLEHEQILPRAGWVEHNPTEIWERTRAVIETALIRANLQAGDLAALGITNQRETAVIWDRRTGRPYYNAIVWQDTRTDRIAAALEREGKGEVIRRKAGLPPATYFSGGKIQWILENVDGVREAAERGDAIFGNTDTWLLWNLTGGTDGGVHVTDPTNASRTMLMNLETLDWDDELLSFFGIPRAMLPEIKPSSNPDLYGVTRRDGPLRGEVPLAGDLGDQQAATVGQVCFEVGEAKNTYGTGNFLLLNTGTELVRSQHGLLTTVCYQFGNSAPVFALEGSIAVTGSAVQWLRDQLRIISSAPESEMLARQVEDNGGVYFVPAFSGLFAPYWRSDARGAIVGLSRYNTAAHIARATLESICYQTRDVVEAMRQDSGVALDVLRVDGGVTANELCMQLQADILGVPVSRPVVAETTALGAAYAAGLAVGFWKSTEDLVRNWNEDRRWEPQWTEEQRERGYADWRKAVTRTFDWVEVD; encoded by the coding sequence ATGGCCGATTTCGTTGGAGCGCTCGACCAGGGAACGACGAGCACCCGTTTCATGATCTTCGACCACGGCGGCAACGAGATCGCCCGCCACCAGCTCGAACACGAGCAGATCCTGCCCCGGGCCGGCTGGGTCGAGCACAACCCGACCGAGATCTGGGAGCGCACCCGCGCGGTCATCGAAACCGCGCTCATCCGGGCCAACCTCCAGGCCGGCGACCTGGCCGCGCTCGGCATCACCAACCAGCGGGAGACCGCCGTGATCTGGGATCGCCGCACGGGCCGGCCGTACTACAACGCGATCGTCTGGCAGGACACCCGCACCGACCGCATCGCCGCCGCCCTGGAGCGCGAAGGCAAGGGCGAGGTGATCCGGCGCAAGGCCGGACTGCCGCCGGCCACCTACTTCTCCGGCGGGAAGATCCAGTGGATCCTGGAGAACGTCGACGGCGTGCGGGAGGCAGCCGAGCGCGGTGACGCGATCTTCGGTAACACCGACACCTGGCTGCTGTGGAACCTCACCGGGGGTACCGACGGCGGCGTGCACGTCACCGACCCCACCAACGCCAGCCGCACCATGCTCATGAACCTGGAGACGCTCGACTGGGACGATGAGCTGCTGTCGTTCTTCGGCATCCCCCGCGCCATGCTCCCGGAGATCAAACCGTCCTCCAACCCCGATCTGTACGGCGTGACCCGGCGCGACGGGCCGCTGCGGGGTGAGGTGCCGCTGGCCGGAGACCTCGGCGACCAGCAGGCCGCCACCGTGGGCCAGGTCTGCTTCGAGGTCGGCGAGGCGAAGAACACCTACGGCACCGGCAACTTCCTGCTGCTGAACACCGGCACCGAGCTGGTGCGCTCCCAGCACGGCCTGCTCACCACCGTGTGCTACCAGTTCGGCAACTCCGCTCCGGTGTTCGCGCTGGAAGGCTCGATCGCGGTCACCGGCTCGGCCGTGCAGTGGCTGCGGGACCAGCTGCGCATCATCTCCTCCGCTCCCGAGAGCGAGATGCTGGCCAGGCAGGTCGAGGACAACGGCGGGGTGTACTTCGTGCCCGCGTTCTCCGGCCTGTTCGCGCCGTACTGGCGCTCCGACGCCCGCGGCGCCATCGTCGGCCTGTCCCGCTACAACACCGCCGCCCACATCGCCCGCGCCACCCTCGAATCGATCTGCTACCAGACCAGGGACGTCGTCGAGGCGATGCGTCAGGACTCCGGTGTCGCCCTCGACGTGCTGCGGGTCGACGGCGGGGTGACCGCCAACGAGCTGTGCATGCAGCTGCAGGCCGACATCCTCGGCGTCCCGGTGTCCCGGCCCGTCGTCGCGGAGACCACCGCGCTCGGCGCCGCGTACGCCGCCGGCCTCGCCGTCGGTTTCTGGAAGTCCACCGAGGACCTGGTGCGCAACTGGAACGAGGACCGGCGTTGGGAACCGCAGTGGACCGAGGAGCAGCGTGAACGCGGCTACGCCGACTGGCGTAAGGCGGTGACCCGCACGTTCGACTGGGTCGAGGTGGACTGA
- a CDS encoding MIP/aquaporin family protein → MAERLKSRGMLAELSAEFAGTLILILFGVGVVAQVVAGGASLGDHDSIAWAWGLGVVFGVYTAARISGAHINPAVTVALAVFKGFPWRKVIPYSLAQVAGAFVAALLVRWNYTEVLHAADPGLTIKTQFVFSTLPGNGTLPVETWGAFRDQIIGTAILLFLVLAVTDLQNTAPLANLAPFIIGLIVVAIGMAWGTNAGYAINPARDFGPRLASWLTGYETAWRDQYGALYFWVPILGPLIGGVIGAGLYQLLVGRFLPIAEEPPPGRSPQDTERAEERGG, encoded by the coding sequence ATGGCGGAACGGTTGAAATCCCGAGGAATGCTCGCCGAACTGTCTGCCGAGTTCGCTGGGACCCTGATCCTCATCCTCTTCGGAGTCGGTGTCGTCGCCCAGGTCGTCGCGGGCGGGGCGAGTCTCGGCGACCACGACAGCATCGCCTGGGCGTGGGGGCTCGGCGTGGTGTTCGGCGTCTACACCGCCGCCCGGATCAGTGGCGCGCACATCAACCCCGCCGTCACCGTGGCACTGGCGGTCTTCAAGGGCTTCCCGTGGCGCAAGGTGATCCCCTACTCGCTGGCGCAGGTCGCCGGTGCGTTCGTGGCCGCGCTCCTCGTGCGCTGGAACTACACCGAGGTGCTGCACGCCGCGGACCCGGGGCTCACGATCAAGACGCAGTTCGTCTTCTCCACCCTGCCCGGCAACGGCACGCTGCCGGTGGAGACGTGGGGCGCCTTCCGCGACCAGATCATCGGCACGGCGATCCTGCTCTTCCTCGTCCTGGCCGTGACCGACCTGCAGAACACCGCGCCGCTGGCCAACCTCGCGCCGTTCATCATCGGCCTGATCGTGGTGGCGATCGGCATGGCGTGGGGGACGAACGCGGGTTACGCGATCAACCCCGCCCGTGACTTCGGGCCGCGCCTCGCCTCCTGGCTGACCGGCTACGAGACGGCATGGCGAGATCAATACGGTGCGCTCTACTTCTGGGTGCCCATCCTCGGGCCGCTGATCGGAGGGGTCATCGGCGCCGGCCTCTACCAGCTCCTCGTCGGCCGCTTCCTGCCCATCGCTGAAGAGCCGCCGCCCGGTCGCTCCCCGCAGGACACCGAGCGGGCCGAGGAACGCGGCGGCTGA
- a CDS encoding IclR family transcriptional regulator, with product MPGSIQSIERAAAILRLLAQGTGRLGLNDIADSLGLARSTTHGILRTLQLVGFVEQDASTGKYQLGAALLHLGTSYLDVNELRSRAINWADALAARSGEAVRIGTLLQGEVLVVHHVFRPDDTLQTLDVGMLLPLHATALGKVLLAFDPNAAALVRERDLPRYSRRTVCEHKELARVLNGVREIGWAAEVEEMTPGEAGIAAPIRGYGGLVIGAIGISGPVERLCDTKGRPRPELVTYVCDAARAVSRDLGTSRR from the coding sequence GTGCCCGGCTCCATCCAGTCGATCGAGCGGGCCGCGGCCATCCTGCGCCTGCTCGCCCAGGGAACGGGCCGGCTCGGCCTCAACGACATCGCCGACTCGCTGGGACTGGCCCGCAGCACGACCCACGGCATCCTGCGCACCCTCCAGCTCGTCGGCTTCGTCGAGCAGGACGCCTCGACCGGCAAGTACCAGCTCGGCGCGGCCCTGCTCCACCTGGGCACCAGCTACCTCGACGTGAACGAGCTGCGGTCCCGGGCGATCAACTGGGCCGACGCGCTGGCCGCGCGCAGCGGCGAGGCCGTACGGATCGGCACCCTGCTGCAGGGAGAGGTGCTCGTGGTGCACCACGTCTTCCGGCCCGACGACACCCTTCAGACGCTCGACGTCGGCATGCTGCTGCCCCTGCACGCCACCGCCCTGGGCAAGGTGCTCCTCGCCTTCGACCCCAACGCCGCGGCGCTCGTACGCGAGCGCGACCTGCCCCGCTACAGCCGACGCACGGTCTGCGAGCACAAGGAACTGGCCCGGGTTCTGAACGGCGTGCGCGAGATCGGCTGGGCCGCCGAGGTCGAGGAGATGACGCCGGGCGAGGCGGGCATCGCCGCGCCGATCCGCGGATACGGCGGACTCGTCATCGGCGCGATAGGCATCTCCGGTCCCGTGGAGCGGCTGTGCGACACCAAGGGCCGGCCGCGGCCCGAGCTGGTGACCTACGTGTGCGACGCCGCCCGTGCCGTCTCCCGCGATCTCGGCACCTCCCGCCGATAG
- the glpK gene encoding glycerol kinase GlpK, whose translation MVERYVMSIDQGTTSTRCIVFDHAGRLVSVAQREHRQLFPRPGWVEHDAVEIWRNLQRIAPQALAQAGVGPEQIAAVGIANQRETTVMWDRHTGVPVAPAIVWQDTRTDTLVDELARRPDAHVVKQRCGLPLATYFSAPTICWMLTHIPGLRERAERGDVLFGTMESWLIWNLTGGPDGGVHVTDVTNASRTLLMNIHTLEWDDTLLEFFGVPRAMLPRIRPSVQTYGVARRVVPGVRIAAALGDQQAALFGQTCFSRGEAKCTYGTGGFLLLNTGTEPIGSTHGLLTTVGYKVDDEPAVYALEGSIAITGALVQWFRDRLGLINSAPEIETLARTVEDNGGCYIVPAFSGLFAPHWRSDARGVIVGLTSYITKGHLARAVLEATGWQTREVVDAMNADSGLTLKTLKVDGGMTADNLLMQFIADVLNVPVVRPMVAETVSLGAAYAAGLAVGYWPDLEGLRRNWHRAGQWLPDMDAGRREQEYDNWKRAVERTLDWIRPAKD comes from the coding sequence GTGGTTGAGCGCTATGTCATGTCAATAGATCAAGGCACCACCTCCACCCGCTGCATCGTGTTCGACCACGCGGGCAGGCTGGTGTCGGTCGCCCAGCGCGAACACCGCCAGCTCTTCCCCCGGCCGGGATGGGTGGAGCATGACGCCGTCGAGATCTGGCGCAACCTGCAACGCATCGCCCCCCAGGCGCTGGCCCAGGCGGGCGTGGGTCCGGAGCAGATCGCCGCCGTCGGCATCGCCAACCAGCGGGAGACCACCGTGATGTGGGACCGGCATACGGGCGTGCCGGTCGCGCCCGCCATCGTGTGGCAGGACACCCGCACCGACACGCTCGTGGACGAGCTCGCCCGGCGGCCCGACGCGCACGTGGTGAAGCAGCGGTGCGGGTTACCGCTGGCGACGTACTTCTCCGCCCCCACCATCTGCTGGATGCTGACGCACATCCCCGGCCTGCGCGAGCGCGCCGAACGCGGCGACGTGCTGTTCGGCACGATGGAGAGCTGGCTCATCTGGAACCTCACCGGCGGTCCCGACGGCGGCGTCCACGTCACCGACGTCACCAACGCCAGCCGCACGCTGCTGATGAACATCCACACGCTGGAATGGGACGACACCCTGCTGGAGTTCTTCGGCGTGCCCCGGGCGATGCTCCCGCGGATCCGGCCCTCCGTTCAGACGTACGGCGTGGCCCGCCGCGTCGTTCCCGGCGTGCGGATCGCCGCCGCCCTGGGCGACCAGCAGGCCGCGCTGTTCGGGCAGACCTGCTTCTCCCGCGGCGAGGCCAAGTGCACCTACGGCACGGGCGGCTTCCTGCTGCTGAACACCGGAACCGAGCCGATCGGCTCCACCCACGGCCTGCTGACCACCGTGGGATACAAGGTGGACGACGAACCGGCCGTCTACGCGCTGGAGGGGTCGATCGCCATCACCGGCGCGCTCGTGCAGTGGTTCCGCGACCGTCTCGGTCTGATCAACAGCGCCCCCGAGATCGAGACGCTGGCCCGCACGGTCGAGGACAACGGCGGGTGCTACATCGTGCCCGCCTTCTCCGGGCTGTTCGCGCCGCACTGGCGCAGCGACGCGCGCGGGGTCATCGTCGGCCTCACCTCCTACATCACCAAGGGGCACCTGGCCCGCGCGGTGCTGGAGGCCACCGGGTGGCAGACCCGCGAGGTGGTGGACGCGATGAACGCCGACTCGGGGCTGACGCTGAAGACGCTGAAGGTGGACGGCGGCATGACCGCCGACAACCTGCTCATGCAGTTCATCGCCGACGTGCTGAACGTGCCGGTCGTGCGGCCCATGGTGGCCGAGACGGTCTCCCTGGGCGCGGCGTACGCGGCCGGGCTCGCCGTCGGCTACTGGCCCGACCTGGAGGGCCTGCGCCGCAACTGGCACCGTGCCGGTCAGTGGCTGCCCGACATGGACGCCGGACGACGGGAGCAGGAGTACGACAACTGGAAGCGCGCGGTGGAGCGCACCCTCGACTGGATCAGGCCCGCCAAGGATTGA
- a CDS encoding YbaB/EbfC family nucleoid-associated protein, producing the protein MHGFDPREENLERDIERAAEIEKWLESGQRELEAVVGCGETAGGRVKATVTAYGRVREIVITPRAMRVGSHALAEEILLAIRRAQQDAEQKSRQLVNDALCDMVGDDMAHITTLEKQFGEVLESFEQPDR; encoded by the coding sequence GTGCACGGCTTCGACCCGCGCGAAGAGAACCTGGAGCGGGATATCGAGCGGGCCGCGGAGATCGAGAAGTGGCTGGAGAGCGGCCAGCGTGAACTGGAGGCCGTCGTCGGCTGCGGCGAGACGGCGGGCGGCCGGGTCAAGGCCACCGTGACGGCGTACGGCCGCGTCCGCGAGATCGTCATCACGCCGCGCGCCATGCGGGTGGGAAGCCATGCCCTGGCCGAGGAGATCCTGCTGGCCATACGGCGCGCCCAGCAGGACGCCGAGCAGAAGAGCCGCCAACTGGTGAACGACGCGCTGTGTGACATGGTGGGCGACGACATGGCGCACATCACCACCCTCGAAAAGCAGTTCGGTGAGGTGCTCGAGTCTTTCGAGCAGCCGGACCGATGA